From the Leifsonia sp. AG29 genome, one window contains:
- the gabT gene encoding 4-aminobutyrate--2-oxoglutarate transaminase, whose translation MTDTVSTTAPVYTVPQERRIVTAVPGPRSQELHQRRQAVVPVGVSSALPVYIARANGAILVDVDGNQFVDFGAGIGVTTIGHTESTVVAAAADQLQDVIHTLFTITPYEEYVRVAELLAEHTPGDHAKKTVLVNSGAEAVENGVKIARKHTGRRAVAVLDHAYHGRTNLTMAMNYKAMPYASGFGPLAGDVYHAPGSYPYRDGLSGEEAAARTIGYLEKVVGASDLACLVVEPIQGEGGFMVPADGFLPALQEWCTANGVVFIADEIQSGMARTGRFYASEHFGLVPDLVLSAKGIAGGLPLAAVTGRAEIMDSAQPGGLGGTFGGNPVAAAAAIAVFEQLEKNDLVAEGARIERALKPALLELQKKYDVIGDVRGIGAMIAIELVQPGTGETTKVPNPEAVAAIIAHAAQNGVLLLNAGTWGNVLRFLPSLAVSDELIADAVSVIDDALASL comes from the coding sequence ATGACTGACACCGTGAGCACGACCGCGCCCGTCTACACCGTCCCCCAGGAGCGCCGCATCGTCACCGCCGTGCCGGGCCCCCGATCGCAGGAGCTGCACCAGCGGCGCCAGGCGGTCGTGCCGGTGGGCGTGTCGTCGGCCCTCCCCGTCTACATCGCCCGCGCGAACGGCGCGATCCTCGTCGACGTCGACGGCAACCAGTTCGTCGACTTCGGCGCCGGCATCGGGGTGACCACGATCGGCCACACCGAGAGCACGGTCGTGGCGGCGGCCGCCGATCAGCTCCAGGACGTCATCCACACCCTTTTCACGATCACCCCCTACGAGGAGTACGTGCGCGTCGCCGAACTCCTCGCCGAGCACACGCCGGGCGACCACGCCAAGAAGACCGTGCTCGTCAACTCCGGCGCCGAGGCGGTGGAGAACGGGGTGAAGATCGCGCGCAAGCACACCGGCCGTCGTGCCGTCGCCGTCCTCGACCACGCCTACCACGGGCGCACCAACCTCACGATGGCGATGAACTACAAGGCCATGCCGTACGCCAGCGGGTTCGGGCCCCTCGCCGGTGACGTCTACCACGCGCCCGGCTCCTACCCGTACCGCGACGGCCTCAGCGGCGAGGAGGCCGCTGCCCGCACCATCGGCTACCTCGAGAAGGTCGTCGGCGCCTCCGACCTCGCGTGCCTCGTCGTCGAGCCGATCCAGGGCGAGGGCGGCTTCATGGTCCCCGCCGACGGATTCCTGCCGGCCCTCCAGGAGTGGTGCACTGCGAACGGCGTGGTGTTCATCGCCGACGAGATCCAGAGCGGCATGGCCCGCACCGGCCGCTTCTACGCGAGCGAGCACTTCGGCCTCGTGCCCGACCTCGTGCTCAGCGCCAAGGGCATCGCGGGCGGCCTCCCGCTCGCCGCGGTCACCGGCCGCGCCGAGATCATGGATTCCGCGCAGCCGGGCGGTCTCGGAGGGACCTTCGGCGGCAACCCCGTCGCCGCCGCGGCGGCGATCGCGGTCTTCGAGCAGCTCGAGAAGAACGATCTCGTCGCCGAGGGTGCGCGGATCGAGCGCGCACTCAAGCCCGCGCTCCTCGAGCTCCAGAAGAAGTACGACGTGATCGGCGACGTGCGCGGCATCGGCGCCATGATCGCCATCGAGCTGGTGCAGCCGGGCACGGGCGAGACCACCAAGGTCCCGAACCCGGAGGCGGTGGCGGCGATCATCGCGCACGCCGCGCAGAACGGCGTCCTGCTGCTCAACGCGGGCACCTGGGGCAACGTGCTCCGGTTCCTCCCGAGCCTCGCGGTCAGCGACGAGCTCATCGCCGACGCGGTCTCCGTCATCGACGACGCCCTCGCCTCCCTGTGA
- a CDS encoding OsmC family protein, whose amino-acid sequence MKLEHTYAVAVEWTGNRGTGTSGYKAYGRDHVVSAEGKHPIEGSADRAFFGDRDRWNPEELLLAALAQCHMLSYLAEAAWAGVEVVGYTDEATGTMQQTSNGGGHFTSATLRPRVTIADPAQAELAASLHGPASEKCFIAASVNFPVIHEPELLTLV is encoded by the coding sequence ATGAAGCTCGAGCACACGTATGCGGTCGCAGTGGAATGGACGGGGAACCGGGGGACCGGCACGAGCGGCTACAAGGCCTACGGTCGCGATCACGTCGTGAGTGCGGAGGGCAAGCACCCGATCGAGGGCTCGGCGGACCGCGCGTTCTTCGGCGACCGGGACCGCTGGAACCCGGAGGAGCTCCTCCTGGCGGCCCTCGCCCAGTGCCACATGCTCAGCTATCTGGCCGAGGCGGCCTGGGCCGGGGTCGAGGTCGTGGGGTACACCGACGAGGCCACGGGCACCATGCAGCAGACCTCGAACGGCGGGGGCCACTTCACGAGCGCGACGCTGCGGCCCCGGGTGACCATCGCCGACCCGGCGCAGGCCGAGCTGGCCGCGAGCCTCCACGGGCCGGCCTCGGAGAAGTGCTTCATCGCGGCGAGCGTCAACTTCCCCGTGATCCACGAGCCGGAGCTTCTGACGCTCGTCTGA
- a CDS encoding lysophospholipid acyltransferase family protein: MRAPADGTVSGDDAGAVKSPGALYFIGRWIVAPIAKLVYRPRVIGRKNVPEHGKVILASNHLSFIDSVLIPMTSPRRVQFLAKSTYFEGRGLKGRVSRAFFTAIGAVGVKRGAGQAAQEALEQSRRIIDSGAAFALYPEGTRSLDGRLYKGRTGIGWLALTTGAVVVPVGLIGTDEMQPVGVSFPRVRRVTVAFGEPIDVSHYGSAESGRARRLATDEIMAAIHALTGQELAGVYNESPPANTVERVRRALRPERL, encoded by the coding sequence ATGCGCGCCCCCGCTGACGGGACCGTCTCCGGCGACGACGCCGGCGCGGTCAAGAGCCCGGGTGCGCTCTACTTCATCGGTCGCTGGATCGTCGCCCCGATCGCGAAACTCGTCTACCGCCCGCGGGTCATCGGCCGGAAGAACGTGCCCGAGCACGGCAAGGTCATCCTCGCGAGCAACCACCTGTCGTTCATCGACTCGGTCCTCATCCCCATGACGTCGCCTCGCCGGGTGCAGTTCCTGGCCAAGTCGACGTACTTCGAGGGCCGCGGCCTCAAGGGCCGCGTGTCGCGCGCCTTCTTCACGGCGATCGGCGCCGTCGGCGTCAAGCGGGGCGCCGGCCAGGCGGCCCAGGAGGCGCTCGAGCAGTCCCGGCGGATCATCGACTCGGGTGCCGCGTTCGCCCTCTATCCGGAGGGGACCCGCTCGCTCGACGGCCGGCTCTACAAGGGCCGCACCGGGATCGGCTGGCTCGCGCTCACCACCGGCGCGGTCGTCGTCCCGGTCGGGCTGATCGGCACGGACGAGATGCAGCCTGTCGGCGTGTCGTTCCCCCGGGTGCGTCGGGTGACCGTCGCGTTCGGGGAGCCGATCGATGTGTCGCATTACGGGTCTGCGGAGTCTGGCCGCGCACGCCGGCTCGCCACGGACGAGATCATGGCCGCGATCCACGCCCTGACCGGTCAGGAGCTCGCGGGCGTCTACAACGAATCGCCGCCGGCGAACACGGTGGAGCGGGTGAGGCGCGCCCTCCGCCCGGAGCGGCTCTGA
- a CDS encoding aminotransferase class III-fold pyridoxal phosphate-dependent enzyme: MTREFSVPQSRHLVTDLPGPRSLALQERRIASVSRGAGTLANIYMESGSGAILVDVDGNRLIDLGCGIGVTTIGHAHPAVAAAAAEQAAKLTHTLFTVTPYENYIRVAEKLAEITPGDFEKHSILVNSGAEAVENAVKIARRFTGRRAIAALDHAFHGRTNLTMTMTYRPWPERAGMGPFPGEIYSLPTSYPFRDPDGMTGEEAAERTIDYITTHIGATELAALFVEPIQGDGGVIIPAPGYFRRLSEFCAEHGIVFVADEIQAGIGRTGTWYSIEHHGVVPDLVTSAKGIAGGFPLAAVTGRAEIMDAVQPGGIGGTFGGNPVSTAAALAVFDVFEREGLLAEAQRVERVLQARIGDWADRFPVVGEVRGKGAMFGVELVEPGTRNPNPGALREVLSHATRNGVIPLDAGSWDSVLRLLPSVVISEELIDDAATVLEAALGRVS; the protein is encoded by the coding sequence ATGACGCGCGAATTCTCGGTCCCCCAGTCCCGTCACCTCGTCACCGACCTCCCCGGCCCGCGATCGCTCGCGCTGCAGGAGCGCCGTATCGCCTCGGTGAGCCGCGGAGCGGGGACCCTCGCGAACATCTACATGGAGTCGGGGTCGGGGGCGATCCTCGTCGATGTCGACGGCAACCGCCTCATCGATCTCGGCTGCGGCATCGGCGTGACGACGATCGGACACGCGCACCCCGCGGTCGCGGCTGCCGCGGCGGAGCAGGCGGCGAAGCTCACCCACACCCTCTTCACGGTCACTCCGTACGAGAACTACATCCGGGTGGCGGAGAAGCTCGCCGAGATCACCCCGGGCGACTTCGAGAAGCACAGCATCCTCGTGAACTCCGGGGCGGAGGCGGTCGAGAACGCCGTCAAGATCGCCCGTCGATTCACCGGCCGGCGCGCCATCGCGGCCCTCGATCACGCGTTCCACGGCCGCACCAACCTCACCATGACGATGACGTACCGGCCGTGGCCGGAGCGCGCGGGCATGGGGCCGTTCCCCGGCGAGATCTACAGCCTCCCCACCAGCTACCCGTTCCGCGACCCCGACGGGATGACGGGCGAGGAGGCCGCCGAGCGGACGATCGACTACATCACGACCCACATCGGCGCCACGGAGCTCGCCGCGCTGTTCGTCGAGCCCATCCAGGGCGACGGGGGCGTCATCATCCCCGCTCCGGGATACTTCCGGCGGCTGTCGGAGTTCTGCGCCGAGCACGGCATCGTCTTCGTCGCCGACGAGATCCAGGCGGGCATCGGGCGCACGGGCACCTGGTACTCCATCGAGCACCACGGTGTCGTCCCCGATCTCGTCACCAGCGCGAAGGGCATCGCCGGCGGCTTCCCTCTGGCTGCCGTCACGGGCCGAGCCGAGATCATGGACGCCGTCCAGCCGGGAGGCATCGGCGGCACGTTCGGCGGCAACCCCGTCTCGACGGCCGCCGCCCTCGCGGTCTTCGACGTCTTCGAGCGGGAGGGTCTCCTGGCGGAGGCACAGCGCGTCGAGCGCGTCTTGCAGGCGCGCATCGGCGACTGGGCCGACCGCTTCCCCGTCGTCGGCGAGGTGCGCGGCAAGGGCGCCATGTTCGGCGTCGAGCTCGTGGAACCCGGCACCCGGAACCCGAACCCGGGCGCGCTGCGGGAGGTGCTCTCGCACGCGACGCGCAACGGTGTGATCCCGCTCGACGCGGGCAGCTGGGACAGCGTGCTGCGCCTCCTCCCCTCGGTCGTCATCAGCGAGGAGCTGATCGACGATGCGGCGACGGTGCTCGAAGCGGCCCTCGGCCGGGTCTCCTGA
- a CDS encoding FKBP-type peptidyl-prolyl cis-trans isomerase, whose translation MPKTSSVLTAAAAAVLLATGLAACSASSPSPSSSATPAANACQNVKSGKTSDSVKVEGAFRAAPTVTIPSPLKTSDVERTVVIKGDGATVQGGSSVDIALAAYNGTTGKELTPASGFGDQPAQTVQVNDKAFVPGLVRAIECERLGTRVVLTAPAKEAFGSVDISKLNLTAKDSVVFVADVISLTPTRADGKSVTPPAGFPTVKLDAKTGEPRITIPKTDPPTETKVAVLKQGSGDTVQSGDTVTVQYKGVLWRNGSMFDSSWSRGAPASFQTTGVVAGFQKALEGQKVGSQVIAVIPPADGYGAQGSGEIKGTDTMVFVIDILKTAR comes from the coding sequence GTGCCCAAGACTTCCTCCGTGCTGACCGCCGCGGCCGCCGCCGTCCTCCTCGCAACCGGCCTGGCCGCCTGCAGCGCCTCGAGCCCGTCCCCCAGTTCGAGCGCGACGCCCGCCGCGAACGCCTGCCAGAACGTCAAATCCGGCAAGACGTCCGACTCCGTCAAGGTCGAGGGCGCCTTCCGCGCGGCGCCGACCGTGACCATCCCGTCGCCGCTCAAGACGAGCGATGTGGAGCGCACCGTGGTCATCAAGGGCGACGGTGCGACGGTTCAGGGCGGGTCGTCGGTCGACATCGCGCTGGCCGCGTACAACGGGACGACCGGCAAGGAGCTGACCCCGGCCTCCGGGTTCGGGGACCAGCCCGCGCAGACGGTGCAGGTCAACGACAAGGCCTTCGTCCCGGGACTCGTCCGCGCCATCGAGTGCGAGCGCCTCGGAACGCGGGTGGTCCTCACCGCTCCGGCGAAGGAGGCGTTCGGCAGCGTCGACATCTCCAAGCTCAACCTGACAGCGAAGGACTCGGTCGTGTTCGTCGCCGACGTCATCTCGCTGACGCCGACGCGCGCCGACGGCAAGTCCGTTACGCCTCCGGCTGGCTTCCCGACGGTCAAGCTCGACGCCAAGACCGGCGAGCCCCGCATCACGATCCCGAAGACCGATCCGCCGACCGAGACGAAGGTCGCCGTGCTCAAGCAGGGCAGCGGCGACACGGTGCAGTCCGGCGACACGGTGACGGTCCAGTACAAGGGCGTCCTGTGGCGGAACGGCAGCATGTTCGACTCCAGCTGGAGCCGCGGCGCCCCCGCCTCCTTCCAGACCACCGGCGTGGTCGCCGGCTTCCAGAAGGCGCTCGAGGGCCAGAAGGTCGGCAGCCAGGTGATCGCCGTCATCCCGCCCGCCGACGGCTACGGCGCTCAGGGATCCGGGGAGATCAAGGGCACCGACACCATGGTGTTCGTCATCGACATCCTCAAGACCGCGCGCTGA
- a CDS encoding 1-deoxy-D-xylulose-5-phosphate reductoisomerase has translation MRRVIILGSTGSIGTQALDVVTANPDLFRVVGLSAGSNAAQLAEQAERFGVVDTALGAADSELLVRSVEADVVLNGITGSVGLGPTLAALESGARLALANKESLIVGGELVKRAAAPGQIVPVDSEHSAIAQALRAGTPREVRRLVLTASGGPFRGRSRDSLRSVTPKEALAHPTWDMGLVVTTNSSTLVNKGLEVIEAHLLFDVPYDRIEVTVHPQSVVHSMVEFVDGSTIAQASPPDMRLPISLGLGWPDRVAGVGAPLDWTAAHAWTFEPLDADAFPAVALAKRVGEAGATYPAVFNASNEEAVAAFHAGALGYLDIVDTVARVVDEHRPDEELTRESLAEAERWARSAARRLIADA, from the coding sequence GTGCGCAGAGTCATCATCCTCGGATCGACCGGATCGATCGGGACCCAGGCCCTCGACGTCGTCACGGCGAACCCGGACCTGTTCCGGGTCGTCGGCCTGAGCGCCGGGAGCAACGCAGCGCAGCTCGCCGAGCAGGCGGAGCGCTTCGGCGTCGTCGACACCGCTCTCGGCGCGGCGGACTCCGAGCTGCTCGTCCGCTCGGTCGAGGCCGACGTCGTCCTCAACGGGATCACCGGGTCCGTCGGGCTGGGGCCGACCCTCGCCGCCCTCGAGAGCGGCGCCCGGCTCGCGCTCGCCAACAAGGAGAGCCTCATCGTCGGCGGCGAGCTGGTGAAGCGCGCGGCCGCTCCCGGGCAGATCGTTCCGGTCGACTCGGAGCACTCCGCCATCGCACAGGCCCTCCGCGCCGGCACGCCGCGCGAGGTGCGCCGTCTCGTGCTCACGGCATCGGGTGGCCCCTTCCGCGGCCGGTCGCGCGACTCCCTCCGGAGCGTCACGCCGAAGGAGGCGCTCGCGCACCCGACCTGGGACATGGGGCTCGTCGTCACGACGAACTCGTCGACCCTCGTCAACAAGGGCCTCGAGGTGATCGAGGCGCACCTCCTGTTCGATGTCCCCTACGACCGGATCGAGGTGACCGTCCACCCGCAGTCGGTGGTGCACTCGATGGTCGAGTTCGTCGACGGGTCGACGATCGCGCAGGCGTCGCCGCCCGACATGCGCCTCCCGATCTCCCTCGGCCTCGGCTGGCCCGATCGCGTCGCCGGGGTGGGGGCACCGCTCGACTGGACCGCGGCGCACGCGTGGACCTTCGAGCCGCTCGACGCGGATGCGTTCCCGGCCGTGGCGCTGGCCAAGCGCGTCGGGGAGGCCGGCGCGACCTACCCGGCCGTCTTCAACGCCTCGAACGAGGAGGCGGTCGCCGCCTTCCACGCCGGAGCCCTCGGCTACCTCGACATCGTCGACACCGTCGCGCGCGTCGTCGACGAGCACAGGCCGGACGAGGAGCTCACGCGCGAGTCGCTCGCCGAGGCGGAGCGTTGGGCGCGCTCCGCGGCGCGCCGGCTGATCGCCGACGCATAG
- a CDS encoding M50 family metallopeptidase, translated as MDSVLLFILGVVIILIGLALSIALHELGHLVPAKLFGVKVTQYMIGFGKTLFSFRRGETEYGVKAIPLGGYISMIGMFPPGKEGGAGRNATTGFMQQMVQDARTQSSETVAVGEEDRTFYRLPVWKRIVVMFGGPFMNLVIGVVLFGVLLMGFGTPQSSTTIGSVSQCVRPATSASQTCTSDMAAGPAAKAGLKPGDTIVSIDGRAISTWAQSTTIIRESAGRTLTVVVRRDGTERTVQLTPVTNTVPKTDSAGAVVKDSAGKTETMTVGFVGIGAEPHLVPQPATAVLPAVGAQTGAVVNVFVHLPQRMVDVWNAAFGSGQRDPNGPISVVGIGRAAGELTALNGVPVVDKVYTMIGMLASLNIALFVFNLVPLLPLDGGHIAGALWEGLRRTAAKVMRRRDPGPVDMAKLMPLTFAVVVVLGGMSLLLMYADIVKPVNLFG; from the coding sequence GTGGATTCCGTGCTCCTGTTCATCCTGGGCGTCGTCATCATCCTGATCGGCCTCGCGCTCTCGATCGCCCTGCACGAGCTCGGCCACCTCGTCCCGGCCAAGCTGTTCGGCGTCAAGGTGACGCAGTACATGATCGGCTTCGGCAAGACGCTGTTCTCGTTCCGCCGCGGTGAGACCGAGTACGGCGTGAAGGCGATCCCGCTCGGCGGCTACATCTCGATGATCGGCATGTTCCCTCCCGGCAAGGAGGGAGGCGCCGGCCGCAACGCCACCACCGGCTTCATGCAGCAGATGGTGCAGGACGCCCGCACGCAGAGCTCCGAGACCGTCGCCGTCGGCGAGGAGGACCGCACCTTCTACCGCCTCCCGGTGTGGAAGCGGATCGTCGTGATGTTCGGCGGTCCGTTCATGAACCTCGTCATCGGTGTCGTGCTCTTCGGCGTCCTCCTCATGGGCTTCGGGACCCCGCAGAGCTCGACGACGATCGGGTCCGTGAGCCAGTGCGTGCGTCCCGCCACGAGCGCCTCCCAGACCTGCACCTCGGACATGGCCGCCGGCCCGGCCGCGAAGGCGGGGCTGAAGCCCGGCGACACGATCGTGAGCATCGACGGGCGTGCGATCAGCACCTGGGCGCAGTCGACCACCATCATCCGTGAGTCCGCCGGCCGGACCCTCACGGTCGTCGTCCGCCGCGACGGCACGGAGCGCACCGTGCAGCTGACGCCGGTGACCAACACCGTGCCCAAGACGGATTCCGCGGGCGCGGTCGTCAAAGACTCGGCGGGCAAGACCGAGACGATGACCGTCGGTTTCGTCGGGATCGGGGCCGAGCCGCACCTCGTGCCGCAACCGGCCACCGCGGTCCTCCCCGCCGTCGGAGCCCAGACCGGCGCGGTCGTGAACGTCTTCGTGCACCTGCCGCAGCGCATGGTCGACGTCTGGAACGCCGCGTTCGGCTCCGGCCAGCGCGACCCGAACGGCCCGATCAGCGTCGTCGGGATCGGACGCGCGGCGGGGGAGCTGACGGCTCTGAACGGCGTGCCGGTGGTCGACAAGGTTTACACGATGATCGGGATGCTCGCGTCGCTGAACATCGCCCTGTTCGTGTTCAACCTCGTGCCCCTCCTCCCGCTCGACGGCGGCCATATCGCCGGCGCGCTGTGGGAGGGACTGCGTCGCACCGCCGCCAAGGTCATGCGCCGGCGCGACCCGGGCCCCGTCGACATGGCGAAGCTCATGCCGCTGACCTTCGCGGTCGTCGTCGTGCTCGGGGGCATGAGCCTCCTGCTCATGTACGCCGACATCGTCAAGCCGGTGAACCTCTTCGGCTGA
- the ispG gene encoding flavodoxin-dependent (E)-4-hydroxy-3-methylbut-2-enyl-diphosphate synthase yields the protein MPKVPETLAPRRKSRQIRVGKVLVGGDAPISVQSMTTTPTTNINATLQQIAELTASGCDIVRVAVPSRDDAEALPIIAKKSQIPVIADIHFQPNYVYAAIDAGCAGVRVNPGNIRKFDDQVGEIARRAQAAGVSLRIGVNAGSLDRRLLEKYGKPTAEALVESAVWEASLFEEHDFHDFKISVKHNDPIVMVKAYRMLAERGDWPLHLGVTEAGPAFQGTIKSATAFGILLGEGIGDTIRVSLSAPPAEEVKVGLQILQSLNLRERKLEIVSCPSCGRAQVDVYSLADSVTEGLQGMSVPLRVAVMGCVVNGPGEAREADLGVASGNGKGQIFVKGEIIKTVPESEIVATLIAEANRIAAEMGDAPSGEPTVSVGAH from the coding sequence ATGCCGAAAGTCCCCGAGACCCTCGCACCCCGTCGCAAGTCCCGTCAGATCCGCGTGGGCAAGGTCCTGGTCGGCGGCGACGCCCCGATCAGCGTCCAGTCGATGACCACGACGCCGACCACGAACATCAACGCGACGCTCCAGCAGATCGCCGAGCTGACCGCCTCCGGCTGCGACATCGTGCGCGTCGCGGTGCCGAGCCGCGATGACGCCGAAGCGCTTCCGATCATCGCGAAGAAGAGTCAGATCCCCGTCATCGCGGACATCCACTTCCAGCCGAACTACGTCTACGCGGCGATCGACGCCGGCTGCGCCGGAGTGCGCGTGAACCCGGGCAACATCCGCAAGTTCGACGACCAGGTCGGCGAGATCGCGCGTCGCGCGCAGGCGGCCGGGGTGTCCCTCCGGATCGGCGTCAACGCCGGGTCGCTCGATCGGCGCCTCCTCGAGAAGTACGGCAAGCCGACGGCCGAAGCGCTCGTCGAGTCGGCCGTGTGGGAGGCCAGCCTGTTCGAGGAGCACGACTTCCACGACTTCAAGATCTCGGTCAAGCACAACGACCCCATCGTGATGGTGAAGGCGTACCGCATGCTCGCCGAGCGCGGCGACTGGCCCCTCCACCTCGGCGTCACCGAGGCCGGCCCGGCGTTCCAGGGCACCATCAAGTCCGCGACCGCCTTCGGCATCCTGCTCGGCGAGGGCATCGGCGACACCATCCGCGTGTCGCTGTCCGCGCCTCCCGCCGAGGAGGTGAAGGTCGGGCTCCAGATCCTGCAGTCGCTGAACCTCCGGGAGCGCAAGCTCGAGATCGTCTCGTGCCCGAGCTGCGGCCGGGCGCAGGTCGACGTCTACTCGCTGGCCGACAGTGTGACGGAGGGGCTCCAGGGAATGAGCGTGCCCCTCCGCGTCGCCGTCATGGGCTGCGTCGTGAACGGTCCGGGCGAGGCCCGCGAGGCCGACCTGGGCGTCGCCAGCGGCAACGGCAAGGGCCAGATCTTCGTCAAGGGCGAGATCATCAAGACCGTGCCCGAGTCGGAGATCGTCGCAACGCTCATCGCCGAGGCGAACCGCATCGCCGCCGAGATGGGCGACGCGCCCTCGGGCGAGCCGACCGTCAGCGTCGGCGCGCACTGA